The sequence CACCGTGTTCGACGAGGCGGGCGAGACCACCAGCGTGTGGTAGAGCCCTTCATAGAAGCGCCCGACCGGCGCCGAGCTTGCCGTCGTCTCCTTGAAGATGCGCGTGCCTTCCGGCAGGTCCTGCTTGTACATGCGCAGCACCTCGTCGGCGGCCTTGGAGACGAACAGGTCCACCGCGTCGAGCGACTTTATCAGCACGATGGACTCGGTGAAGAAATGCCCCGAGCCGGTCAGCGCCCAGGCCCAGCGCGGATAGATGCCCTTGTTCGCGCTCATGCCGCGAGGCTCCCGTTGAGGCCGGCGAGCAGCGCCTCGGCCGTCGTCACCTCGGTTCGCGCCGTCGTCCGGCTGGCGAAGGCCGGGAACAGCGGGTCGACCAGCCCGGCGGCGGCCCAGCCGGCCGGCGCGGCGCCGGTGGCGGGGATGGACTTCACGAGGGTCAGCCGGGCGGCGCCGGTCTCCGCCGTGAGCCAGGCGGCGAGGCTGTCGGAGGTTAGTTCCCAGCTCTCGGGCAGATCAGGCGCGGCCAGAGCCATGCGGGCGGGCAGCCACAACGCGGCGCGGCCCTGCGCGTGGGCGGCGGCGATGGCGGCCAGTGTGTCGGCGAGCACGAGCCCGGGGGCGAGGTCGGCGAAGGCGTGCGCCGTCTGCTCCATGGCGAGGATCGCCATGCGGTGGCAGGCGGTGTCGGACAGGGAAAGGCGGGGCTGGAGATCGCGCACCG comes from Ancylobacter sp. TS-1 and encodes:
- a CDS encoding aspartate kinase, which codes for MPDLHASRRPEIVKLGGSLVDHPRLPELLDALARRGTPLVLVAGGGPLADAVRDLQPRLSLSDTACHRMAILAMEQTAHAFADLAPGLVLADTLAAIAAAHAQGRAALWLPARMALAAPDLPESWELTSDSLAAWLTAETGAARLTLVKSIPATGAAPAGWAAAGLVDPLFPAFASRTTARTEVTTAEALLAGLNGSLAA